In Chloroflexota bacterium, a single window of DNA contains:
- a CDS encoding lipoate--protein ligase family protein — translation MDRYSPTTWRLLIDAGADGAWNMAVDEAILTGVARGDSLPTLRFYQWNPPCLSLGRSQSAAEVDFAACEAQGITCVRRPTGGRAILHRDELTYSIILPLDDPRAAGDIVASYRRLSEGLAEGLRILGAAVGRARPHKTADPAPACFETLAGYEITVGGRKLLGSAQFRTSKALLQHGSLPLHGDLSAIVDLLALPDSERQALRQRLRTAAITLEQALSRRAPFAEAAHALCQGISRALNVRLAEGSLSPAELELARHLQGEKYANIAWPTAPREANRLPVGMVS, via the coding sequence ATGGACCGGTACTCACCCACAACCTGGCGGTTGCTGATAGATGCCGGCGCCGACGGCGCATGGAACATGGCCGTGGACGAAGCCATCCTGACCGGCGTCGCCCGCGGCGATAGCCTGCCCACGCTACGCTTCTACCAGTGGAATCCGCCCTGCCTTTCGTTGGGGCGCAGCCAGTCAGCGGCGGAAGTGGACTTTGCGGCCTGCGAGGCGCAGGGCATCACGTGCGTCCGCCGCCCCACAGGAGGCCGGGCCATCCTGCACCGCGACGAACTGACGTACAGCATCATCCTCCCGCTGGACGACCCGCGCGCGGCGGGCGACATCGTGGCATCCTACAGGCGGCTGAGCGAAGGGCTGGCCGAGGGGCTACGAATCCTGGGAGCGGCCGTAGGCCGCGCCAGGCCCCACAAAACCGCCGATCCCGCGCCCGCCTGCTTTGAGACGCTCGCCGGATACGAGATCACCGTCGGGGGCCGGAAACTCCTGGGCAGCGCGCAGTTCCGCACATCCAAAGCCTTGCTCCAGCACGGCTCGCTGCCCCTCCACGGCGACCTGTCGGCCATCGTGGATTTGCTCGCCCTCCCCGACTCGGAACGCCAGGCCCTGCGCCAACGGCTGCGGACGGCGGCCATCACGCTGGAGCAGGCGCTCTCGCGGCGCGCGCCGTTCGCGGAGGCGGCACACGCCCTGTGCCAGGGCATCTCGCGCGCGCTCAACGTGCGCCTGGCGGAAGGCTCGCTGTCTCCAGCCGAGTTAGAACTCGCCCGCCACTTGCAAGGCGAGAAGTACGCCAACATCGCGTGGCCCACCGCGCCGCGAGAAGCCAACCGCCTGCCGGTAGGAATGGTGTCGTGA
- the mgtE gene encoding magnesium transporter — protein MEESRVDAALRTVRALLEANDIQAAIRVLESLNAPDQADVFEELSPELQEALLPQMDTEDSADILEELEDEDAAELAQKLPVDTLADIVDEMEPDEAADLLGDLPDATTAAVLREMEDAHEVIPLLAHEDDTAGGLMSPVQVALNQRMTADEAIQHVRKLAPDTTMAYYLFVVDDENHLVGVVSLRELIVADPQTLIRDIMNRDVISIRADADQEEAARLMTRYDLLGLPVVDRENHLLGIITYDEVADILEEEATEDIQRFGGAEPLDKPYLSTAVSWVARKRLGWLLLLFITETFTGSVLRHFESTLSQVVSLAFFVPLLIGTGGNSGSQTTSTIIRALAIGDVDTKDILRVYWHESRVGLVLGAMMAVVAFIRALTWGTTVWVAIAVAVSIWAIVLWANSLGALLPIIAHKLRIDPTVVSGPVMSTLVDATGLFIYFTIARAILRL, from the coding sequence ATGGAAGAGAGCCGTGTAGATGCCGCGCTCCGCACCGTGCGCGCGCTCCTGGAAGCCAACGACATCCAGGCCGCGATCCGCGTCCTGGAATCGCTCAACGCGCCCGACCAGGCCGACGTGTTTGAGGAACTGTCGCCCGAACTCCAGGAAGCGCTGCTGCCCCAGATGGATACGGAGGATTCGGCAGACATCCTGGAGGAACTGGAGGACGAAGACGCGGCCGAACTGGCGCAGAAGTTGCCGGTAGACACCCTGGCCGACATCGTGGACGAAATGGAGCCGGACGAAGCGGCGGACCTCCTGGGCGACCTTCCCGATGCCACCACCGCTGCAGTGTTGAGGGAGATGGAAGACGCGCACGAGGTCATTCCATTGCTCGCCCACGAAGACGACACTGCCGGCGGTCTCATGTCGCCGGTGCAAGTTGCCCTGAACCAGCGCATGACGGCCGATGAGGCCATCCAGCACGTTCGCAAACTCGCCCCCGACACCACAATGGCCTACTATCTATTCGTGGTGGACGATGAGAACCACCTGGTCGGCGTGGTGAGCCTTCGCGAACTCATCGTTGCCGACCCGCAGACCCTCATCCGCGACATCATGAACCGCGACGTGATTTCCATCCGCGCCGACGCAGACCAGGAAGAAGCCGCGCGGCTCATGACGCGCTACGACCTCCTGGGCCTGCCCGTCGTGGATCGCGAGAACCACCTGCTCGGCATCATCACCTACGATGAGGTCGCCGACATCCTGGAAGAGGAAGCCACCGAGGACATCCAGCGATTCGGTGGCGCCGAGCCGCTGGACAAACCGTATCTTTCCACGGCGGTCAGTTGGGTCGCGCGCAAGCGCCTGGGGTGGCTGTTGCTGCTCTTCATCACCGAGACGTTCACCGGCTCGGTGCTCCGCCATTTTGAGTCCACGCTCAGCCAGGTCGTCTCGCTGGCCTTCTTCGTCCCGCTGCTCATCGGCACAGGCGGCAACTCCGGCTCGCAGACAACCAGCACCATCATCCGCGCCCTGGCCATCGGCGATGTGGACACGAAGGACATCCTGCGGGTTTACTGGCACGAGTCCAGGGTGGGCCTGGTGCTGGGAGCCATGATGGCCGTGGTCGCGTTCATCCGCGCCCTGACCTGGGGAACCACCGTCTGGGTGGCCATCGCCGTGGCCGTGAGCATCTGGGCCATCGTGTTGTGGGCCAACAGTCTGGGGGCGCTGCTGCCGATCATCGCCCACAAACTGCGCATTGACCCCACCGTCGTATCCGGCCCCGTCATGAGCACCCTGGTGGACGCGACCGGCCTATTCATCTACTTCACCATCGCGAGGGCGATACTGCGGCTGTAG
- the larC gene encoding nickel pincer cofactor biosynthesis protein LarC — translation MSRAVYLDCFAGASGDMLLGALLHAGVPLEGVLTALRALPVGDFTVEAREVVRDGIAGIRLEVHVDVERQPHRHLSDIEALLRGAGDALPARARERALAVFRRLARAEARVHGATPEEVHFHEVGAVDSIVDIVGFAVALELAGVEEVYASPLPLGRGFVRAAHGVLPLPAPATLEILAESGAPTYPVEVEGETVTPTGAAILSEVAQFRQPELRISRVGYGFGKHEGFPWPNAVRAWVGETRASEHERVVLLECNLDNATGEALGHAMERLFAAGALDVWFTPIQMKKNRPGVVLSVIAAPSDAEALAAVVLRETPTLGLRWLEAERRTAERRTETVPTPWGEVRVKVKMLDGGVALRRPEYEDCARIAREHGIPLEDVVRAALAAT, via the coding sequence ATGAGTCGGGCGGTGTACTTGGATTGCTTCGCCGGCGCAAGTGGCGACATGCTCCTGGGGGCGCTTCTCCATGCGGGCGTTCCGCTGGAGGGCGTTCTGACCGCGTTGCGCGCTTTGCCGGTGGGCGACTTCACGGTTGAGGCGCGCGAAGTCGTGCGGGATGGGATTGCGGGCATTCGGTTGGAGGTCCACGTGGACGTGGAGCGGCAACCCCATCGCCATCTGTCGGACATTGAGGCGCTGCTTCGCGGTGCGGGCGACGCGCTGCCCGCTCGCGCGCGAGAGCGGGCGCTGGCGGTTTTCCGCCGGCTGGCGCGCGCCGAGGCGCGGGTTCACGGCGCGACGCCCGAAGAGGTGCATTTCCACGAGGTCGGCGCCGTGGACAGCATCGTGGACATCGTGGGGTTTGCGGTGGCCCTGGAACTGGCCGGCGTGGAGGAGGTGTACGCCTCGCCGCTGCCGTTGGGGCGGGGTTTTGTCCGCGCGGCGCACGGGGTCTTGCCGCTGCCCGCGCCGGCCACGCTGGAGATTCTGGCCGAGTCGGGCGCGCCCACGTATCCCGTGGAGGTGGAGGGCGAAACCGTTACGCCGACAGGCGCGGCGATTCTGAGTGAGGTCGCGCAGTTCCGGCAGCCTGAGCTGCGGATCAGTCGGGTGGGCTACGGATTTGGCAAGCACGAGGGCTTCCCGTGGCCGAACGCGGTCCGCGCGTGGGTAGGCGAGACGCGGGCCAGCGAACACGAGCGGGTTGTGCTCCTGGAGTGCAATCTGGACAACGCCACGGGCGAGGCTTTGGGGCACGCGATGGAGCGGCTGTTCGCCGCGGGCGCGCTGGACGTGTGGTTCACGCCGATTCAGATGAAGAAGAATCGCCCTGGCGTGGTCCTTTCCGTCATCGCGGCTCCGAGCGATGCCGAGGCGTTGGCCGCGGTCGTGCTGCGCGAGACGCCGACGCTGGGCCTGCGCTGGCTGGAGGCGGAACGCCGCACCGCCGAGCGGCGCACGGAGACGGTGCCGACGCCCTGGGGCGAGGTGCGCGTGAAGGTGAAAATGCTGGACGGCGGAGTCGCGCTGCGGCGGCCCGAGTACGAGGACTGCGCGCGCATCGCCCGCGAGCACGGGATTCCGCTGGAGGACGTGGTGCGCGCTGCCCTGGCGGCGACGTGA
- the larE gene encoding ATP-dependent sacrificial sulfur transferase LarE translates to MVSVLVAFSGGTDSTYLLAESLAVLGAENVLAVTADAPIHPRREMREAEALAARLGSRHLWISLPVMSDDAFVANPPDRCYVCKRGLLTRLRDLARERGLAFVVHGANADDAADYRPGQRAAEEVGARAPLAEAGLTKAEIRALSRALGLPTWDKPPQACLATRIPYGTRIREDDLARVERAEEFLRAEFGLRQVRVRHWGPLAKVECEPADWALLMTDSARERILRAFREVGYVYVALDLAGYRTGSMNETLGPQEENPLG, encoded by the coding sequence GGACCGACAGCACCTACCTGCTGGCCGAGAGCCTCGCGGTCCTCGGCGCGGAGAATGTCCTCGCCGTTACCGCCGACGCGCCCATACACCCCCGGCGGGAGATGCGCGAAGCCGAGGCGCTGGCCGCGCGGTTGGGCAGTCGGCACCTGTGGATTTCTCTGCCGGTGATGTCCGACGATGCGTTTGTCGCCAACCCGCCTGACCGGTGCTACGTGTGCAAGCGCGGGTTGTTGACCAGGTTGCGGGACCTAGCCCGCGAGCGGGGGCTGGCTTTTGTTGTCCACGGGGCGAATGCCGACGACGCGGCGGATTACCGCCCAGGCCAGCGGGCAGCGGAGGAGGTGGGCGCTCGCGCACCGCTGGCCGAGGCGGGCCTGACGAAGGCCGAGATTCGGGCGCTGTCGCGGGCGCTGGGACTGCCCACATGGGACAAGCCACCGCAGGCTTGCCTGGCCACTCGCATCCCCTACGGCACTCGGATTCGCGAGGATGACCTGGCACGCGTGGAGCGCGCCGAGGAGTTCCTGCGGGCCGAGTTCGGGCTACGACAAGTGCGGGTGCGCCATTGGGGGCCGCTGGCAAAGGTGGAATGCGAACCCGCCGACTGGGCGCTGCTGATGACCGACTCGGCCAGGGAGCGGATTCTGCGCGCGTTTCGGGAGGTGGGCTACGTGTACGTGGCGCTGGATTTGGCCGGCTATCGGACGGGCAGCATGAACGAGACGTTGGGACCGCAGGAGGAGAACCCTCTTGGATGA
- a CDS encoding methylenetetrahydrofolate reductase C-terminal domain-containing protein — protein sequence MAEYLSRFHESLVRKDVFSVTWELVPGRGAYEKDQEEVLRGAEKAAKGGKVHALTLTDNPGGNPAISAEFLGAEVNRLGIEPLVHFTCKDKNRNELEALLHGLERAGVRNLLVMTGDYTYSGYRGRAKPVFDLDPVQLLELIGEMNKGLEVQGPRGVTTLAPSHFFAGAVVSPFKALESEQMGQYYKLKKKLQAGAQFIATQLGYDARKFHEALLMVKHLGFEHIPVIGNVYVLSRPVGRLMNQNGVPGCVVTDRLLAILDEEAADKTKAKERRLERAAKMYAFMKGMGFAGVHIGGHGLSYEDVEFIIARGEELAPNWLDYIHEFDFPQPNGWYYFEKDEKTGLNTETPVNRSLHRPGTPLSYRGFRLLHKTMFEPHGVLFKPMQGLAKALDGSRLEPAFTSLEHFAKSITNDCLHCGDCGLPDVAYLCPTSQCPKGQRNGPCGGSFEGWCEVYPGKKQCIFVRAYGRLKHYGEEDKLGAYHVPPVNYDLLWTASWLNFYMGRDHTAKRLGIVPPAGKTQKEQK from the coding sequence GGCAAAGTTCATGCCCTCACCCTGACCGACAACCCTGGCGGCAACCCCGCCATTTCCGCGGAGTTCCTCGGCGCCGAAGTCAACCGCCTCGGGATAGAACCCCTTGTCCACTTCACCTGCAAGGATAAGAACCGCAACGAACTGGAAGCCTTGCTCCACGGCCTGGAGCGGGCCGGAGTCCGAAATCTGCTTGTGATGACCGGTGACTACACATATTCGGGCTATCGTGGGCGTGCAAAGCCGGTATTTGATCTGGATCCCGTGCAACTTCTGGAACTCATCGGCGAGATGAACAAAGGGCTGGAGGTGCAAGGGCCTCGCGGTGTAACAACCCTTGCGCCCTCGCACTTCTTTGCCGGCGCAGTGGTCAGCCCATTCAAGGCCCTGGAAAGCGAGCAGATGGGTCAGTATTACAAACTCAAGAAGAAACTCCAGGCGGGCGCCCAGTTCATTGCAACCCAACTCGGCTACGACGCGCGCAAGTTCCACGAAGCCTTGCTCATGGTCAAGCACCTGGGATTTGAGCACATCCCCGTAATCGGGAATGTCTATGTCCTGTCCAGGCCGGTAGGGCGACTCATGAACCAGAACGGCGTCCCCGGGTGTGTAGTTACCGACAGGTTGCTCGCCATCCTGGACGAGGAAGCCGCCGACAAGACCAAGGCCAAAGAGAGGCGTCTGGAACGCGCCGCGAAGATGTACGCGTTCATGAAGGGGATGGGTTTCGCGGGTGTGCATATTGGCGGGCATGGCCTCTCCTACGAGGATGTGGAATTCATCATCGCGCGAGGAGAGGAACTGGCGCCGAACTGGCTGGACTACATCCACGAGTTTGACTTCCCCCAGCCGAACGGCTGGTACTATTTTGAGAAGGACGAGAAAACGGGCCTCAACACCGAAACGCCCGTAAATCGGTCGCTGCATCGCCCGGGCACGCCCCTCTCCTATCGGGGATTTCGGCTCCTGCACAAGACGATGTTTGAACCGCACGGAGTGCTTTTCAAACCCATGCAGGGCCTGGCGAAGGCACTGGACGGTTCGCGCCTGGAGCCGGCTTTCACCAGCCTTGAGCATTTCGCCAAATCCATTACCAACGACTGCCTGCACTGCGGGGATTGTGGATTGCCCGATGTCGCCTACCTGTGCCCCACAAGCCAGTGTCCCAAAGGACAGCGCAACGGCCCGTGCGGTGGCAGTTTTGAGGGCTGGTGCGAGGTCTATCCGGGGAAGAAGCAGTGCATCTTCGTTCGCGCATACGGCCGGCTGAAGCACTACGGCGAGGAAGATAAACTCGGCGCTTACCACGTTCCGCCGGTCAACTACGACCTGCTGTGGACTGCATCATGGCTCAATTTCTACATGGGCCGCGACCACACGGCCAAGCGCCTGGGCATCGTGCCACCCGCTGGCAAGACACAAAAGGAGCAGAAGTAG
- a CDS encoding DUF503 domain-containing protein produces the protein MIVATCRLQLRLPSNGSLKGKRQTVQSIVAHIRKDFNVAVAEVDTQDSWQLATLGIVTVSTAADHAHGLLTAVVRMVERRHWDVELLDYQIEIL, from the coding sequence GTGATTGTCGCAACGTGTCGCCTGCAATTGAGATTGCCGTCCAACGGCTCGCTCAAGGGGAAGCGGCAAACCGTGCAGTCCATCGTGGCGCATATCCGAAAGGACTTCAACGTGGCCGTCGCCGAGGTGGACACCCAGGACTCGTGGCAACTGGCCACCCTGGGCATCGTAACCGTCAGCACCGCCGCCGACCATGCCCACGGCCTGCTGACCGCAGTGGTTCGGATGGTGGAGCGCAGACACTGGGATGTGGAACTCCTGGACTACCAGATAGAGATTCTGTAG
- a CDS encoding YtxH domain-containing protein, whose product MSKRERVIFIGTLVGGVLGATVAYLLAPPKEPGEEDSPSLLAGVGLVEGLAIARAAFSFIRQIRSVRQKGVAKRRGAGR is encoded by the coding sequence ATGTCTAAACGGGAACGGGTCATCTTCATCGGCACGCTCGTCGGCGGCGTCCTGGGCGCCACGGTGGCCTACCTCCTCGCCCCGCCCAAGGAGCCAGGGGAGGAAGACAGCCCCTCGCTTCTGGCGGGCGTGGGGCTTGTGGAGGGCCTGGCCATCGCCCGCGCCGCCTTCTCCTTCATCCGCCAGATACGCTCGGTCAGGCAGAAGGGCGTCGCCAAAAGACGCGGCGCAGGCCGATAG
- the larB gene encoding nickel pincer cofactor biosynthesis protein LarB, with protein sequence MDELEFANPDLFRDDRKGAPEVIFAGTKTVEQCLAIAQKFLQVRGRAILSRVPPDLEARLRAEFPTSPDPEHPQRPWLEWDGEARAAVLRRVGGEVRPSGGRVGIITAGTSDIPVAAEAALICREMGCEVFKAHDVGVAGLHRLFEPLRALLRDARVDVIVVAAGMDGALPSVVAGLVDVPVIGLPTSVGYGFGGGGIGALTSMLQTCAPGLAVVNIDNGVGAGIVAGLIANRVAAARREGDGK encoded by the coding sequence TTGGATGAACTTGAGTTTGCGAATCCGGATTTGTTTCGCGACGACCGGAAAGGCGCGCCCGAAGTCATATTCGCGGGGACGAAGACGGTGGAGCAATGTCTTGCCATCGCCCAGAAGTTCTTGCAAGTGCGGGGGCGGGCCATTTTGAGCCGCGTCCCGCCAGACCTGGAGGCGCGATTGCGCGCGGAGTTTCCGACGTCGCCTGACCCCGAGCATCCGCAACGGCCGTGGCTGGAATGGGACGGCGAGGCGCGCGCGGCAGTGTTGAGGCGGGTGGGCGGCGAGGTGCGGCCTTCGGGCGGGCGCGTGGGCATCATCACGGCGGGGACGTCGGACATTCCGGTGGCGGCGGAAGCGGCGCTGATCTGCCGCGAGATGGGGTGCGAGGTGTTCAAGGCCCACGATGTGGGCGTGGCAGGCTTGCATCGCCTGTTTGAGCCGCTTCGGGCGCTGCTTCGCGATGCTCGGGTGGACGTGATCGTCGTGGCGGCGGGTATGGATGGCGCGCTGCCGTCCGTGGTGGCGGGGTTGGTGGATGTGCCGGTCATCGGGCTGCCCACGTCGGTGGGGTACGGGTTCGGCGGGGGCGGCATCGGCGCGCTGACCTCTATGTTGCAGACGTGCGCGCCTGGGCTGGCCGTGGTGAACATAGACAATGGCGTGGGCGCGGGAATCGTGGCGGGCTTGATCGCGAATCGGGTTGCCGCCGCGCGGCGCGAGGGGGACGGAAAATGA